One genomic region from Microcystis panniformis FACHB-1757 encodes:
- a CDS encoding polysaccharide biosynthesis/export family protein, whose protein sequence is MLNKFLPVSLFRTGAIALSGFSLTGFLWVIPSESLKAQGSLSIPQTQPGTGLEFLPPEPPNPTFPENTIPPTGYSPPVYSPNNRQSRQIQSYRLDIGDQITVSVPDFPEFNSTGPVDPDGNFLVPILGRIPVLGLTLDEVQTKIRLELGRKYLREEPEVIAVLTTARPVQLTILGEVQRPGFYSVAPNTPLAQVLLAAGGGTPRADLRSIVVRRVLVDGTVLEEKLDLYTPLIKGERLPDLRLQGGDAVIVSKLEVGQETGYNRTLVARTTLAQQNITVRVLAPSIPSGISLRNVSIPNGSSFLDVVASLPVSDRLRINVNEVSLLRFDSAKGGIVSQTLSPIAAVRGDISQNVPLEDQDVIIVTRTLLGEIFAAFNIITQPIRDISSFTNTILDFGNQFNNFQ, encoded by the coding sequence ATGCTCAACAAGTTTTTGCCAGTTAGTTTATTCAGAACCGGGGCCATAGCCTTATCAGGGTTTAGTCTGACAGGGTTCTTATGGGTAATTCCCTCCGAGAGCCTCAAGGCCCAGGGTTCTTTGTCCATACCCCAGACTCAACCCGGAACTGGGTTGGAATTTTTGCCCCCCGAACCGCCTAATCCCACCTTTCCTGAAAACACGATTCCCCCTACCGGCTACAGTCCACCGGTTTACTCTCCCAATAATCGCCAATCCCGACAAATTCAGTCCTATCGACTCGATATCGGCGATCAAATTACTGTCTCGGTTCCCGATTTTCCCGAATTTAATTCCACGGGGCCAGTGGATCCCGATGGTAATTTTCTGGTGCCGATTTTAGGGCGTATTCCGGTGCTGGGCTTGACTTTAGACGAAGTGCAAACTAAGATCCGCCTCGAATTGGGGCGAAAATACCTGCGGGAGGAACCGGAAGTGATTGCTGTTTTAACCACTGCCCGTCCCGTCCAGTTAACCATTCTGGGAGAGGTACAGCGACCGGGGTTTTATAGTGTTGCTCCTAATACTCCCCTAGCGCAGGTACTTTTGGCGGCGGGTGGCGGCACCCCCAGAGCCGATCTGCGTTCGATCGTTGTCCGTCGGGTTTTAGTCGATGGTACAGTATTAGAGGAGAAACTTGACCTTTATACTCCCTTAATTAAAGGGGAACGCTTGCCAGATCTGCGTTTGCAAGGAGGTGATGCCGTGATTGTTTCCAAGTTAGAAGTCGGCCAAGAGACGGGATATAATCGCACCCTGGTGGCTAGAACCACCCTCGCCCAGCAGAATATCACCGTCAGGGTTTTAGCTCCCTCAATTCCTTCAGGAATTTCCCTGAGAAATGTTTCGATTCCTAATGGCAGTAGCTTCCTTGATGTAGTGGCTAGTTTACCGGTTTCCGATCGCCTGCGGATTAATGTCAATGAAGTGTCCCTGCTCCGTTTTGATAGTGCCAAAGGGGGAATTGTTAGTCAAACTTTGAGTCCGATAGCGGCAGTTAGGGGAGATATATCCCAAAATGTTCCCTTAGAAGATCAGGACGTAATTATCGTCACCCGCACCCTGTTAGGGGAGATTTTCGCCGCTTTTAATATCATTACCCAACCCATCCGGGATATTTCCAGTTTTACCAATACAATTCTCGACTTTGGCAATCAATTCAATAACTTCCAATAA
- a CDS encoding cyanoexosortase B system-associated protein, whose product MISRKIPAEVSLVLDKIKKKLPGNYSLLLCLLLLLILGGILPNLISGHWSWVDQPRIGNIQKMRTLQESGIKFSDLKTIDQQQGQIGEGKWSVQVVETPEGKRITVLLKPQIYYKNQPGLEWSDITSISRWNQGETTELLIPTQSGGKAKARFYRAWTQNTFAVVQWYAWLGGGHYDPSVWYWLDQWAQLKRQRVPWIAVSLLIPLEPTKELQTLTPFALNLAKEVQSYLEQNVLSQLTSLPETKKEK is encoded by the coding sequence ATGATTAGTCGAAAAATTCCGGCCGAGGTAAGTTTAGTGTTAGATAAAATCAAAAAAAAGCTACCGGGTAATTATTCACTACTGTTGTGCTTGCTGCTGCTGTTGATTTTAGGCGGTATCCTGCCCAATTTAATTTCTGGCCATTGGTCTTGGGTGGATCAACCAAGAATCGGTAACATTCAAAAAATGCGGACTCTACAAGAATCGGGAATCAAGTTCTCTGACCTGAAAACCATCGATCAGCAGCAAGGACAAATCGGTGAGGGAAAATGGTCGGTGCAAGTGGTGGAAACTCCTGAGGGCAAGAGGATCACCGTGCTTTTAAAGCCACAGATCTACTATAAAAATCAACCAGGATTAGAATGGTCGGATATCACTTCGATTAGTCGTTGGAATCAGGGGGAAACAACCGAGCTATTAATCCCCACCCAGTCGGGAGGAAAGGCCAAGGCTCGATTCTATCGTGCCTGGACACAAAATACCTTTGCCGTGGTGCAATGGTATGCTTGGCTAGGTGGTGGTCATTACGATCCCTCTGTTTGGTATTGGCTTGACCAATGGGCGCAATTAAAAAGACAGAGAGTACCCTGGATAGCCGTTTCCTTGCTGATTCCCTTAGAACCGACGAAAGAACTGCAAACTCTCACTCCCTTTGCTCTCAATCTCGCCAAGGAAGTTCAAAGTTACTTAGAACAAAATGTCTTAAGTCAATTAACTTCTCTGCCTGAGACCAAAAAAGAAAAGTAG
- a CDS encoding GumC family protein, with product MALPIVKRFLISLDQNKFVGIFVFLVCLGGSVIFAFLPDPEKPPTFYRAVGQLAYRVPPPAFTSTGTQLQEQGRAIDRDLLLSPRVLVNAAKKLQFNQEQMVKIRDQDLKITFPGEAEGQKNNSDQPQEVLLELTADSQSKAELILETLMKEMVEYSRWLNTSQLRARIEALSVRLNEVQKDLTRAEEKFYRYISTQGSDLLAIQDGSLFTAITSSQQQQREIRLELQGIQGQINSLSEQLDLTPDQAYTSSALSADPIIASIRAQILDTETQLERLQKDLRPEHPTVAKLRKQQEVNESLLQKRAAEVIGKDGILTDLPSSRIRQQSNLDATRQQLAAQLVTLQTQREGLMKQLESLVTQEQQLRSQYEKFPDKQLQQARLTQAVAFQRGIYENILNALVDAQAAEAETVGSLTVAQPPVAQPIEQVFNRKNRTLILLVGAGLGTLAGLGTILLLAVIDDRLHSPQELREALVSRDILLLGQLPIVRNLEGEEIEPILADANANYLPYYERLRSTLRLVGGGETVKVVVVTSITGGEGKTATAYNLAIAAALAGRRTLLVEGDLRSPSKAEEIGVTPDPNSFREPLLYYGAKSKSIRLAPNIENLSILPSPGPQKQAAAIIESSELQLILKDSRGRFDLVIVDTPSLSSCNDALLLEELADGIILVTRQGITRSSLLSEATDQLTEAEVKILGAVINYVDITPTLNTAEPELPPLIVPPPQEKTETEEVKVEV from the coding sequence ATGGCTCTACCAATTGTTAAACGATTTCTCATCTCGCTAGATCAGAACAAATTTGTGGGAATATTCGTCTTCCTCGTCTGTTTAGGCGGTTCTGTGATCTTTGCTTTCCTACCCGATCCTGAGAAACCCCCCACCTTTTATCGGGCGGTGGGACAATTGGCCTACCGGGTGCCGCCGCCGGCTTTTACCAGTACAGGAACCCAACTGCAAGAACAAGGGCGGGCTATTGATCGCGATTTACTGCTGTCTCCCCGGGTATTGGTCAATGCGGCCAAAAAATTGCAATTTAATCAGGAACAGATGGTTAAAATTCGCGATCAGGATTTAAAAATAACCTTCCCCGGTGAAGCGGAGGGACAAAAAAATAATAGCGACCAACCCCAAGAGGTACTTTTAGAGTTAACGGCCGACTCCCAGTCCAAGGCGGAGTTAATTCTCGAAACCTTGATGAAGGAAATGGTGGAATACAGTCGCTGGCTGAATACTTCCCAGTTACGGGCCCGCATAGAAGCTCTCAGTGTCCGACTTAACGAAGTCCAAAAAGATTTAACCAGAGCCGAAGAAAAGTTTTATCGCTACATTAGTACCCAGGGTTCAGATTTATTGGCGATTCAAGACGGGAGTTTATTCACCGCTATCACCAGTAGTCAACAGCAACAGCGAGAAATTCGCCTAGAACTGCAAGGCATTCAAGGACAGATTAATAGTCTGAGTGAACAACTCGATTTAACCCCCGATCAAGCTTACACCTCCTCGGCCCTTAGTGCCGACCCGATTATTGCCAGTATCCGAGCGCAGATCTTGGACACGGAAACCCAATTGGAGCGACTACAGAAGGATTTACGTCCCGAACATCCCACCGTAGCTAAATTACGCAAACAACAGGAAGTTAACGAATCTCTCTTACAAAAAAGAGCCGCCGAGGTGATCGGAAAAGATGGCATCCTGACCGATCTTCCCAGCAGTCGCATCCGTCAGCAAAGTAATCTCGATGCCACCCGTCAACAACTAGCGGCTCAATTAGTCACCCTGCAAACCCAGCGCGAGGGTTTAATGAAACAATTAGAGTCCTTGGTGACTCAGGAACAGCAATTACGCTCCCAATACGAGAAATTCCCCGATAAACAGCTACAGCAAGCTCGTTTAACCCAAGCTGTCGCCTTTCAACGGGGTATCTACGAGAATATTCTCAATGCTCTGGTGGATGCTCAGGCCGCAGAAGCGGAAACCGTGGGTAGTCTCACCGTCGCCCAACCGCCGGTTGCTCAACCGATCGAACAGGTGTTTAACCGCAAGAATCGTACCTTGATTCTCTTGGTGGGTGCTGGTTTGGGAACTTTAGCCGGATTGGGTACGATTCTCCTGTTAGCAGTGATCGATGATCGCCTGCACAGTCCCCAAGAATTGCGGGAAGCTTTGGTTAGTCGGGATATACTACTCTTGGGACAATTGCCCATTGTCCGGAATTTAGAGGGCGAGGAAATCGAGCCGATTCTCGCCGATGCTAATGCCAATTATCTCCCCTACTACGAACGTTTACGCAGTACCCTGCGACTTGTTGGCGGCGGCGAAACGGTGAAAGTGGTTGTTGTCACCAGTATTACTGGCGGAGAGGGGAAAACCGCCACTGCCTATAATCTGGCCATCGCCGCCGCTTTAGCGGGCCGACGGACTCTGTTAGTAGAAGGAGATCTGAGAAGTCCCTCTAAGGCCGAAGAAATCGGAGTCACTCCCGATCCCAATTCTTTCCGAGAACCCCTACTTTACTACGGGGCAAAAAGTAAATCGATCCGGCTGGCCCCAAATATTGAAAACCTTTCCATTTTGCCTAGTCCCGGTCCGCAAAAACAAGCGGCAGCTATCATTGAATCGAGCGAATTACAATTAATTCTCAAAGATTCTCGCGGCCGTTTCGATCTGGTGATTGTCGATACTCCTTCTCTGTCTAGCTGTAATGATGCTCTTCTCTTAGAAGAACTAGCGGACGGGATTATTCTGGTAACGCGCCAGGGCATAACTCGTTCTAGTCTCTTGAGTGAAGCAACTGACCAGTTAACAGAAGCGGAAGTGAAAATTTTAGGGGCGGTAATTAACTACGTCGATATTACACCGACTCTCAACACCGCCGAACCGGAACTGCCGCCTTTGATAGTCCCCCCCCCACAGGAAAAAACAGAGACAGAGGAAGTAAAAGTAGAGGTGTAA